CTTTCTGCATATTCTTCTACAGGAGTAAATATATAATAAGGCTTTAGACCTTCACGAATACTGCGTGCATTTGCATATTTCATAGCCTGAAATAAAGATACAGTATTGGCAGCCGTGTCCTGTGTTATACAGTTTTCATTACGTGTATAAGCTCTCTTTCTGTTTAGCCAATCTTCATAATAATCCTTTCTTAACGATTCGTTTCTATACAAGGATGTTGCTGGAATGCTATCCCACATCAGTTGCGTAAACTCGCAGTTGGTAACAGGATATTTATCGACTAAGTAAGTGCCCGTTACAGAAAATAGTCTTTCTGGATCTTCGTTTTTGCATAGACCGACAAGTTGGTTTTCTCGACATGTGTTAAATCCTAACAGAACTTCTTCATTCTTGAAATTTAAGTATTTCATTCCGATGGCTAAATTGATTTTATGCGAACTATCCGCTTCCGAAAAAGACACATCAACAGTTTCGACTCCAACAAGAGTCGGAGCTTGGAAAACTAAGCAGGAATCATTGAGAACACTTGATTTTAATACCGTCTTCCAAGCAAAAACTTTCTGATCAACACAAATTTTAACGTTTTCATTTTTTTCGACTTCAAGCCAGTTTTCTTCACCCAGAGAATCTCGGATTACATCAAAGATTCTTTCTATCGGGCTAAACTGCTTTATTATTTCCGCTGAAATATCCTGTTTTTTAACGCTATTCGAGCACGCATTCAAAACAAGAACAAAAAAAGATACACATAGTAAAAGAATCTTTATTTTCATACAACAGAATATACAAAAAAAGGAAATTGCTCGGTTCTACATTTTCAGGAAAAAATTATTCCTTGTCAAGCTTGACATCGGTCCACTTGGCGTTATTGCCGATGTTGCGGATGAGGCGGAAACCGCCGGAATAACCTGTATATCGATCCTCAGAACGATAACTATAGTTTATCCTTTTCCAATCGTGAAAAAGGCTTCCACCCTTCAAACAAGACGGACAATTTTCGCCTTCTTTTAAACAATATGGACAATCTCCTGGACGGCATATTTCCGCTCTCTCAGGTCCACCAGGATTAATCATTATATAGGAATTAGGTCTTAACCAATTGTGATCTTCTAAAAGAACGTGTTCTTCCACCAAGCCCAAAACATCATACAGGCCATAACCATTAGGCAGCAACTGACCTACAGGTTCTGTTTTTACATGTTCCTTATATTTGGCAAATCTTGCATATTTTGTAACGTCTTTAATTTTAGTGGAATTATTGCACCAAGGCGTCATGGCCTTTTTTTCTCCGCCGCGAGCAAGCATCATCCATTCATCATAATATGGTAGCCGGTAACCATCAGAAGTTGAATCAGCGCTAACATGAATTGCTTTTTCTTCATGATTGGAAAAATCATAAGACATAATGATATATTGATGCAATGGCCCTTTGCGTTGTTTAGTATAGTCACGATAGTGAATTGCAACATATTGATATCGCGGATTGATTATTGAATCGTCATATTCACCTGATTCAGGTTCAATTATTTTTATATTTCTATACTTTGTCGCAGAAAATTTATAATACGGTTTTAGTCCTTCTCGAATGCTGCGCGCATTGGCATACATCATTGCCATATACAAAGAAATCATATTTGCCGCAGAATCATGGGCATCGCATTTTTCGTTACGCATGCTGGACTTTTTTCTTTCTGACCATTCTTTTTCAATCTGATGATCCTTTGGATTCAGGGGAATTTCATCCCACATTAATTGTGTAATTTCACAATTAGTTACAGGGTATTCATCTACTAGATAAGTTCCCGTAACGTACACCATCTTTGACCCATACATTTGAAACAGATCTTTTCCGTATAAAGTTTCTTCATTTTTGAAGTTCAAATACTTCATGCCGACTACTAGATTAATTTTATAGGCACTGTCAGAATCTGGAAACTTCACATTAATTGGATAGACGCCGATAAGCGTCGGAACTTGAAATTTTAAACACGAATCGTTTAGAACTTCAGTATCCAGCGAAGTCTCCCACGTGCGGACTTTTGAATCGATGCAAATGTTGAGGGAATCATTTTTTTCGACCTCGAGCCAAGTCTCAGCGTTTAGGGAGCTGCGCTTTAGCGCGATATATCTTACCGATTCTGTACATGATGAGCAGAATAGCGAACAAACAATCAGAGCAAACCAAATTACAACTAAACGCAGATTCTTTTTCATACAACGCAATATACAAAAGTAACGTCGTTTGCAATTATCCACGCATGCCCCGCTCCTGCCTAAAAATATTTTACAAAGATTTCTTAGACCAAAAGGCTAAAAAACGCGTGTTAATATAATGGAGGGTAAACTCTGCAAACTTGCCTTCCAAGATTTATACATGATAAAGCAGGAGAACTATGTCAGAAAAACAAAATACGCTCGAATTTTCCATTCCCTCATCTCGCGATCAACTGGTCGAGAAAACAATTGAAGAAATCAAGAAACACACCTATCTCGATCCGCTCTTTGATGCAGCATTCAAGGCTTTTCTGAGTGATGAAGAAGCTTTGGTCAATTTTCTGAATGGGGTATTTCATCTGAATGAAGACAACAAGATTGAATCCGTTGTCATCAAGAATTCCGAAATCAACATCATTTTTCCATCGGCAAAGCAATTCAGGCTCGACATTCGTGCCAAAACTTCGAAGGGAATTTGCATAAACATAGAGATGCAAAAGGCAAGGCCCGACTACTTTGTCGACCGAATTCTTTTACAGCAATCTGCATTCATGCTCCAGAGTAAATACGAATGGGACAAGCTGAATTTCGGAGACCTTCCATCCTGTCTAACTAAAGAGGAACGTGCCGAGCGCGAAATCCACCGGTACGAAGTTCCTCCGACTTACGCCATCTGGATTTGCGATTTTTCCATAGGCAAACAGAAGTCGTTTCGTGGAGATTGGGCTGTTCGCAATAAGAAAGGCTTGACACTAACCGACAAGATGATGTATATTCTATATGATCTGACGAAGTTCAACAAACCTTACAAAAAAATCACGACAACCGAAGACCGTTGGCTTTATCTGCTAAAATATGCCGGGAAGGCCGAAAATCTTCCGGATTTCAACAATAGCATCATTGCGAAGGCAATCAACAGAATTTTGGTGAACAGAGCGTCAGAAAAACTCATCAGGGAACAGGCTAACGATATGGTATGGACAGAAGAGGAATTGGATCACTTGGCTTTGCTGGAAGTACGTGCCGAAAAGAAAGGACTTAAACAAGGGCTCGAACAAGGGCGTGTCGAAATGGCTCTCGCCATGCTTGCCGATAACGAACCTATCGGAAAAATCGTCAAGTATTCGCATTTGCCTGAAAGCAAGATTCTTGAGCTGAAGGCTTCATTGATGGGAGATGCTATCAAATAACAGCTCAATCCACCCCTGAAGTGCATATAAAAAGAGGTCTACAGGCCTCTTTTTGTTTTGCGCGGTCCCTCACGACAACCTGCACATGCAAGCAATTACCTAAAATTCGCCAAATTGCGCGTTTTATCGCCTTAAACGCCAAAAAACATTTTCAAATAATGAAAAAAAACTAAATTTGGCTTCACTATGAATACTTCTATGAACGATTTATGGGTGGGTGTCGACGTAGGCTCCACCACTGTGAAAATTGCTGTAGTCGATCCCGAGACATCTAAGCTTTTACACTATACATATCAGCGTCATAACGCCATGCAGGCGAAAAAGGTCTACGAGGTCCTGCGCGAAGCCCATGCCCTTTTCCCGGGCAAGAACTTCAGGGTCACGTTCTGCGGTAGCGGCGGTCAGCCGTTCGCCGAGGCCACTCACGCCTTCTTTGTGCAAGAAGTAGTCGCAAACGCACTTGCTGTGCGTGCCACCTACCCCGATTCCAGGGTCGCCATCGAACTCGGCGGTCAGGATGCCAAGGTTGTGTTCTTCGAAAAGGACAAGACCACCGGTAAGCTCATCGCCTCCGACATGCGCATGAACGGTGTCTGCGCCGGCGGTACGGGTGCATTTATCGACCAGGTCGCGGAACTCCTCCGCATCAAGACAGAAGTATTCGAAAGCTACGCCAAGCGTGGCCAAAAAGTTTATGAAATCTCGGGCCGTTGCGGTGTGTTCGCGAAGACGGACATCCAGCCGATGCTCAACAACGGTATCGCCAAGGAAGATATCGCTCTTTCCAGTTTCCACGCCATTGCAAAGCAGACCATCGGCGGTCTCGCCCAGGGCATGGAAATCAAGCCGCCTGTCATTTTTGAAGGTGGTCCTTTGACGTTCAACCCGACTCTCGTGCGCGCATTCAAGGAACGCTTGGGCATTTCCGACGAACAGGCGATTGTCCCGGAACATTCCGAAGTGCTCGTGGCCATGGGTGCCGCTCTCGCTAACGGTTCCATGTTCGCAAACCAGGAATGCATGTACCGCGAAGAGGGTTCTCTCGACGCTCTCGTGCACTTTAACGAAATCCGCCAGGCCGAGAACAAGGCAAAGGCAGCCTCCGACCTCTTCTTCCAAAGCGAAGCGGAATACAAGTTGTTCCTCGAAGAACACAAGATGGCGGACAACCATTACCCGCAGCCGCCTTCCGGCACGACCATCAACGCCTACTTGGGCATTGACGCGGGCTCTACGACCACGAAGTTCGTGCTCATCGACGAAAACGAAAAGGTCATCGACGGCTTCTACGCCAGTAACGACGGTGAACCGCTCGCCGTCTTGAAGCGAGCCATGGTGGACCTCGCCGACCGCTACGAAGAATACGGCGTAAAGCTCAACATCTTGGGCGTGGGTACAACCGGTTACGGCGAACAGCTCTTTGCAAAGGCCGTCCACGCGGACTACCACACTGTGGAAACAGTCGCCCACGCAAACGCGGCCCAGCGCCTCTGCCCCGACGTCTCGTTCATCTTGGACATCGGCGGTCAGGACATGAAGGCCATTTCCGTGCAAGACGGCGTCGTCACCGGCATCATCCTCAACGAAGCCTGCTCCTC
The genomic region above belongs to Fibrobacter sp. UBA4297 and contains:
- a CDS encoding formylglycine-generating enzyme family protein; translation: MKIKILLLCVSFFVLVLNACSNSVKKQDISAEIIKQFSPIERIFDVIRDSLGEENWLEVEKNENVKICVDQKVFAWKTVLKSSVLNDSCLVFQAPTLVGVETVDVSFSEADSSHKINLAIGMKYLNFKNEEVLLGFNTCRENQLVGLCKNEDPERLFSVTGTYLVDKYPVTNCEFTQLMWDSIPATSLYRNESLRKDYYEDWLNRKRAYTRNENCITQDTAANTVSLFQAMKYANARSIREGLKPYYIFTPVEEYAERESILSTTQRIVTRRDFTIHDINYIQVSDDSTSNGYRLPYYNEWMMFARGGDKKNMAPWGDSSGTFEKTKKYARFKTKMVSFETEPVGQLTPNGYGLYDMFGLVQEHVLLKSRLFRGDLGFASCLKGGDYHVSLEDGSDDTLSPYWKWISYGYYEPGHQGYGAGFRLIRNIGNNAKWTYLKSK
- a CDS encoding formylglycine-generating enzyme family protein; protein product: MKYLNFKNEETLYGKDLFQMYGSKMVYVTGTYLVDEYPVTNCEITQLMWDEIPLNPKDHQIEKEWSERKKSSMRNEKCDAHDSAANMISLYMAMMYANARSIREGLKPYYKFSATKYRNIKIIEPESGEYDDSIINPRYQYVAIHYRDYTKQRKGPLHQYIIMSYDFSNHEEKAIHVSADSTSDGYRLPYYDEWMMLARGGEKKAMTPWCNNSTKIKDVTKYARFAKYKEHVKTEPVGQLLPNGYGLYDVLGLVEEHVLLEDHNWLRPNSYIMINPGGPERAEICRPGDCPYCLKEGENCPSCLKGGSLFHDWKRINYSYRSEDRYTGYSGGFRLIRNIGNNAKWTDVKLDKE
- a CDS encoding Rpn family recombination-promoting nuclease/putative transposase; the encoded protein is MSEKQNTLEFSIPSSRDQLVEKTIEEIKKHTYLDPLFDAAFKAFLSDEEALVNFLNGVFHLNEDNKIESVVIKNSEINIIFPSAKQFRLDIRAKTSKGICINIEMQKARPDYFVDRILLQQSAFMLQSKYEWDKLNFGDLPSCLTKEERAEREIHRYEVPPTYAIWICDFSIGKQKSFRGDWAVRNKKGLTLTDKMMYILYDLTKFNKPYKKITTTEDRWLYLLKYAGKAENLPDFNNSIIAKAINRILVNRASEKLIREQANDMVWTEEELDHLALLEVRAEKKGLKQGLEQGRVEMALAMLADNEPIGKIVKYSHLPESKILELKASLMGDAIK